A window of Aquibium oceanicum genomic DNA:
CCGGGCGACAAGGATGGCAAGGGCGGCATCTACAACTTCGTGACCAAGCGCGGCGATTGCCGCGGCGACCGGTCGAAGATCTCGTGGACGCAGGTCGAGACCGGCTCCGCGATCACCTGGAAGTATCCGTCCTGCATCCTGCGCGGCGACGATTCGCGCGGCGAATTCTATTCGATCGCTGTCTCGAACGGCTACCAGCAGATCGACTCGGGCACCAAGATGATCCATCTCGGCAAGAACACGTCGAGCCGCATCATCTCCAAGGGCATCTCGGCAGGGCACTCGAACAACACCTATCGGGGCCAGGTCTCGGCCCACCGCAAGGCCACCAACGCGCGCAACTTCACGCAGTGCGACTCGCTTCTGATCGGCAACGACTGCGGCGCGCACACGGTGCCCTACATCGAGGCCAAGAACGCCACCGCGCAGTTCGAGCACGAGGCGACGACCTCGAAGATCTCCGAGGACCAGCTGTTCTACGTCATGCAGCGCGGCATCCCGGAAGAGGAGGCCGTGGCGCTGATCGTCGGCGGCTTCGTGCGCGAGGTGATCCAGGAACTGCCGATGGAGTTCGCGGTGGAGGCGCAGAAGCTGATCGGGATCAGTCTCGAGGGAAGCGTGGGGTGATTGTTGCTAGCGGTCGCCCGGGTCGCATTTGGCATCTTCTTTCTCGGGTCGGCCATCCTGAAAATGGCCGCGATGGACTACATGACCGGGATGCTGGCGGATGCGGAGTTCAGGACGCCTTTGCCGTTCGTCCTTGTGGCGATGATAGCGCAGATCGCGGGAGGAGGTGCGCTGATCGTGGGCAGGATGGTCGTCCCGGCGGCGTTCGGACTGATCGCCTACGTGGCGGTGGTGAATTACTATTTGCACCCTTTCTGGGTGCTGGGTGGTGAAGAGGCTGCGATGCAGTTCCAGCTCTTCACGAAGAACCTGGGTATAATGGCCGGATTGCTCGCCATCGCGGGCACTTCCGGCGGTAAGCACGACGGGATTAGCAATGCTTGAAATCAGAAACCTCCATGCCCGCATCGCCGAGACCGGCACGGAAATCATCCGCGGGCTGAACCTGACGGTCAAAGGCGGCGAAGTGGCCGCGATCATGGGGCCGAACGGCTCGGGCAAGTCGACGCTGTCCTACATCCTCGCCGGGCGCGAGGACTACGAGGTCACCGAGGGCGACATCCTCTACAATGGCGAGTCGATCCTGGAGATGGACCCGGCCGAGCGGGCCGCCAAGGGCGTCTTCCTGGCGTTCCAGTATCCGCTTGAGATCCCCGGCGTGGCGACGATGGAGTTCCTCAAGGTCGCGCTCAACGCGCAGCGTCGCGCGCGCGGCGAGCCGGAACTGAAGATCCCCGACCTGATGAAGAAGGTCCGCGAGGCGGCCGGCCGCCTCGACATGGACATGGCGATGCTGAAGCGCCCGCTCAACGTCGGCTTCTCCGGCGGCGAGAAGAAGCGTGCCGAGATCCTGCAGATGACGTTGCTCGAGCCGAAACTCTGTGTCCTCGACGAGACGGATTCAGGCCTCGACATCGATGCGTTGAAGGTGGTGGCCGACGGCGTCAATGCGCTGCGCTCGCCTGACCGTGCCATGATCGTCATCACCCACTATCAGCGCCTGCTGGAATACATCGTGCCCGATTCCGTCCATGTCCTGTCCAAGGGCAGGGTGATCAAGTCCGGCGACAAGGATTTGGCACTGCAACTCGAACAGAACGGCTACGCCGGGATCGTCGGCGAGGCCGCCTAGGTGGTTGTCATGAACATTCATTCCCAGCCCCAGAGAACACCCGCAGAAACGGCGCTCATCGAGGCTTTCGAGGAGCGCTCGTCGGACCTGCCGGGCAACGAGACGGTGATCAGCCGGCGCGACGACGCGATCGAGCGGCTGAAGGCCGGCCTGCCGACGCGTCGCGTCGAAGCATGGCACTACACCGACCTGCGCCGCCTGCTGGCGAAGGTGCCGGCCTACGACCCGAGCCTGCTCGCGAAGCCCTTGCCGGCGCTGCTGGAAGGCTCGACCGTCCTGCCGATCCTGAACGGGATCGCGGCCGAAGCGCCGAAACTGGACGGCGTGACGGTCGTACGGCTGGAAGAGAAGCTCGTCGACGGCAGCTTCGCCCCGGCGCTGACGACCGGGGACCCGGCGGACGTGATCGGGCCGCTCAATACCGCTTTCGTCGCCGACGGCTGGCACCTCGACATCGCGGATGGCGCCGAGCTCGGCGCCCCGATCGAGCTTCAGAACGTGCATGCCGGCGGCCAGGCGCATGTTCGCCTGCCCGTCAAGGTCGGCGCAGGGGCGAAGGCGACGATCGTCGAGCGCCAGACCGGAAGCGGTGACGCGCTTGTTTCCTCCGTCAGCCACCTTGTGGTGGGGGAGGGCGCCGAGATCGTCTGGATCATCCTGCAGGAGCAGCCCGAGGGTGCCACGCATCTCGGGCAGTTCAACGCCTGGATCGGCAAGAGCGCCAAGCTGACGCTGTTCGTTATGAACTCCGGCGGCAAGCTGGTGCGCCAGGAGATCAGGGTCGACGCGAAGGAAGAGGATGCCGAGTTCCGCCTGCGCGGCGTGAACCTGCTTTCGGGCGACAGCCACACCGACGTGACCATGGTGCTCGATCATTCCGCACCCTCCACGACCTCAACCGAGGTCATTCGCAACGTGGTGACCGGGCGGGCCCGCGGCGTCTTCCAGGGCCAGATCCGCGTCGATCGCGAGGCGCAGAAGACCGATGCCAAGATGTCGTGCAACACGCTTCTCTTGTCCGACGACGGCGAGTTCTCGGCCAAGCCGGAACTCGAGATCTTCGCCGACGACGTCGCCTGCGGCCATGGCGCCACGGTGACGGAAATCGACCGCGACCACCTGTTCTACCTGATGGCGCGCGGCGTTCCGGAGAAGGAAGCGCGCGGACTTCTGGTCAAGGCTTTCGTAGCCGAGATCATCGAGGAACTGGACGACGAGGCGACGGTGGCCGCACTCGAGGCGAGGCTCGACGGCTGGTTCGCGGCGCATGGGTGAGATGATGGCCGGGCGCGCAGACCGTAGCGACGGCGGAGAGGTCTCGCCATGGACCAGATGACGCCCCCTTACGACGTCGAGGCGATCCGCCGCGACTTCCCGATCCTGTCGCGCGAGGTCTACGGTAAGCCGCTGGTCTATCTCGACAATGGCGCCTCGGCGCAGAAGCCGCAGTCGGTCATAGACGCGATCACGAACGCCTATTCCAGCGAATACGCCAACGTGCACCGCGGGCTGCACTTCCTGTCGAATGCCGCGACCGACGCCTACGAGAAGTCACGCGAGACGGTTCGGCGCTTCCTCAATGCCGCCAGCGTCGACGAGATCGTCTTCACCAAGAACGCCACCGAGGCGATCAACACGATCGCCTATGGCTGGGGCATGCCGAACATTGGCGAGGGCGACGAGATCGTGCTCTCCATCATGGAGCACCATTCCAACATCGTGCCCTGGCATTTCATCCGCGAGCGGCAGGGCGCGAAGCTCGTCTGGGCTCCGGTGGACGACGAGGGCGTCTTCCATATCGAGGAATTCGAGAAGTGCCTGACGGAGCGCACGAAGCTCGTCGCGATCACGCACATGTCGAATGCGCTCGGGACCGTGACGCCGATCCGGGAGATCTGCCGCATCGCGCATGAGCGCGGCATCAAGGTGCTGGTCGACGGCAGCCAGGGCGCCGTGCATCTGCCGGTCGACGTGCAGGACCTCGGCTGCGACTTCTACGTCTTCACCGGGCACAAGGTCTACGGGCCGTCCGGCATCGGCATCCTCTATGGCCGGATGGAGATGCTGGAGGCGACGCGTCCCTTCCAAGGCGGCGGCGAGATGATCGAGGACGTGTCGATGGACAACGTCACCTACAATCATCCCCCGCACCGCTTCGAAGCCGGTACGCCGCCGATCGTCCAGGCGATCGGTTTGGGCGCGGCGCTCGAATACATGGAGGCGGTCGGGCGGGAAAACATTGCCGCGCACGAGGCGACGCTGCGCGACTATGCGCACGAACGCCTGCGCGGCATCAATTCGTTGCGCATCTTCGGCAACGCGCCGGACAAGGGCGCCATAACCTCCTTCGAACTCGAAGGCATCCACGCCCACGACGTTTCGATGGTCATCGATCGCTCCGGCGTCGCCGTGCGGGCGGGCACACACTGCGCCCAGCCGCTGTTGAAACGCTTCGGCGTCACCTCCACATGCAGGGCTTCCTTCGGCATGTACAATACGAAGGCCGAGATCGACGTCCTGGCCGAGGCGCTGGAGAAGGCGCGAACGTTTTTCGGGTGAAGACCATGAGTGATGACACTGTTCACAACGACGAGACCGCGAATGCTCCCGCGGATTCAATCGAGGCTTCGTCGGTCATTCCGCCGGACGAACTGGCACGTCTCACCGACGACATCGTGAGCGCGCTCAAGACCGTCTATGATCCGGAAATACCATCGGACATCTACGAGCTCGGCCTGATCTACAAGATCGACATCGAGGACGATCGGTCGGTCAAGATCGACATGACGCTCACCGCCCCCGGCTGCCCGGTGGCCGGCGAGATGCCGGGCTGGGTGGAAAACGCCGTCGGTGCAGTCGAAGGCGTCTCGGGCGTCGATGTGTCGATGGTGTTCGACCCACCATGGACCCCGGATCGCATGTCCGAAGAAGCGCAGGTCGCCGTCGGCTGGTACTGACGGCGCCTCCCGCTTCGGGGCCTCAGCGGCCCGCCGGAATGTCCCTTATCGCGATGATCGACTTGTTCAGCCCCGCGACCTTCTCGTGGCTCACCTTCGCGTCCGGGAAGAGCTTTCGGATCTCCCGCGTCGACAACAGGTGATGGTGGTAGATGATGTCGCGCGCTTCCTCGATCGTTCCGATCCGCCTGAAAAAGCCCAGCGAATAGCGCATGATGAGGCGTTCGCGCACGGCAACCGGCAGGTACTGGAAGCCCGGCGTGCGGAAGTGCGGCTCGTAGGGAAACCAGAAATTCGGCGTCTGCATGTAGTAGCGCGGCGCGAGGCGACGGGTGTTGGCGGCGAAATCCTCCATGTCCATCCAGCTTCCGACGTGCTCGACGACGGAATTTGAGTGCACGAGGTCGAACCGCTTGCCGTCGAGGAGGGTCGGGTTGGTCGCGCTGTCCTTGTGGAAGGCGAAGACGTCCTGCTGCTCGACCTGCTGGTCCTCGGTGTTGACGATGGTGAAGCGGAGCCGGTGGCGGTTGGCCTTGATGAAATCCTCGCCGATCTTCCAGTAGGTCTCCGTGCCGCCGAGGTCGAGGATATCGGCCGTGCCCCGCTCGCTGAGGATCGACTCGATCAGGCGCTGGACCTGCCGGAAGCGCTTGGCGCGAAAGCCGAACTCGAGGCTGTTCGTGTTTCGGTACGGATCGGCCTTCACAGGCGCGAGGAAGGCTTGGTCGGAAATTGTCGCGTGCGGCATGTCGGTCCCCTTATCTATTAACCGAACGTTAACTCAATTCGGGCTGGTAAGGTTACCAAAAGGTTAGAATAGCGTTAATGTTGGGGTTTTATTAGAATTGTAATCAAATTGTTGTCTCTTCGGCGGGGCAGGATGCCGCCGCTCAGATGAGCTGCAAGCCCTTCAAGCTGGCATGGCCGCTCTTGCCGATGATGATGTGGTCGTGCACCGAAATGCCGAGCGGCTTGGCGGAATCGATGATCGTCTTCGTCATCTCGATGTCCGCGCGGGAAGGGGTGGGGTCGCCGGATGGGTGGTTGTGCACCAGGATGATCGCCGTGGCCGACAGCTCCAGCGCGCGCCGCACCACCTCGCGGGGGTAGACCGGAGTGTGGTCCACTGTCCCGGTCTGCTGCACTTCATCCGCGATCAGTGCGTTTTTCTTGTCGAGGAAGAGGATGCGGAACTGCTCGCGCGGCTCGAACGCCATCGCCGTACGGCAATAGTCGAGCACCGAACCCCAGGATGAAAGGACCTGCCTGCCGCGGATGCTGCTCTTCAGCATGCGCTCGGCGGCGGTCGCGGCCAGCTTGATCTCGAAGGCCACGGAACTGCCGACGCCCTTGGTTTCGGTCAGGAGGTGGATCGGCGCGCCAAGAACCTCGGCGAACGATCCGAACCGCGCGATCAGCGCCTTGGCCACCGGCTTGGTGTCGGCGCGCGGAATGGACCGGAAGAGCAGAAGTTCGAGTAGTTCGTAGTCGGCGAGCGAATCCGCGCCACCCTTCAGGAAGCGCTCGCGAAGACGTTGGCGATGGCCCGCGTAGTGCGGAATGCTCTGCGCTTCGGTTCTGGATGGCGTTCTAGCCGGTCGCTCGGCGAAGAACCCGCGCTCGTCCTCGTCTTCTCCCGACATGCCGCCCCCACGCATGATCCGGACGTTTCGCCGCCCGGTTGTGCGTGGAGACTAGTTCGGCAGACCGGGCCGGTCGAGCCCTCCCGGCGACAGCGTGAAGATTTCGCAGCCGGTATCGGTGACGCCCACCGTGTGCTCGTACTGGGCCGAGAGCGACCGGTCGCGCGTCACGGCGGTCCAGCCGTCGGACAGCACCTTCACGTGCGGACGGCCGAGATTGATCATCGGCTCAATGGTGAAGATCATGCCGGGGCGCATCTCCACGCCCTCGTTGCGGCTGCCGTAGTGAAGGATGTTGGGCGCGTCGTGGAAGAGAAGCCCCACACCGTGGCCGCAGAAGTCGCGCACAACCGAGCACCGCTCGGCCTCGGCATAGGACTGAATGGCGGCGCCAATCGCGCCGGTCCGCTCGCCGGGCTCGACGGCGGCGATGCCGCGCATCATCGATTCGTGGGTGACCTCGAGCAGCCGCTCGGCCGCGCGCTTGATCCTTCCCACCGGATACATGCGCGAGGAATCGCCGTGCCAGCCGTCGAGGATGTAGGTGACGTCGATGTTGACGATGTCGCCCTCGCGCAGCGGCTTGGCATCCGGGATGCCGTGGCACACGACGTGGTTGATCGACGTGCAGGACGACTTCGTGTAGCCGCGATAGTTGAGCGTCGCCGGGATCGCGCCGTGGTCCATGCCGAACTGGAAGACGAACCGGTCGATCTCTTCGGTCGTCGTGCCGGGCTGCACCATCGCGGCGAGTTCGTCGAGCGCGCGCGCCGTCAACTGGCAGGCCTTGCGCATGCCGGCGAACGCGTCCTCGTCGTAGAGCCTGATCTGCCCCGTGTTCTTCAACGGCGCGGTGGCGGCTTCCTGATAGGTGACCATTGTTCCGTCCAGTGATCCTCTGCCGGCGCGAAGCCGGACGGAGGCGAGATGTGTTCGGGAGATTTGGCATCGATGCGGCCGCGCATCAAGTGCGCAGGTGCGAAACGGCGAGGAGGCCGGCACGCCGCGGAGGGGTCGGTCGACTATCGGAGCAAAAAAAAGCCGGCCTCAGGATCCGTCAGATCCAAAAGGCCGGCCGACTGGAAGTCGGTGAAGTTATTCTACTGAGCCATCGGAAGCTGGGCTTCCAGGGCGGCCTGAACGAACATTTCGCGGGCCATGACCGGGGAGGCCTTGCCGCTGCTCGCGGCGCGGCAGGCGCGCGAGGCGGCTATGTACCATTTGCCGCGGCCGTTCGGCCAGGTTTCGAGAAGTTCGGCGGCGCGCTCGGCGGTGTCGACTTCCACGACGGGGCCGTGGAGGCCCTTGCTCAACCATATCGGCTTGGGAAACTGGGTTCTCGAATGCATGGGCCTGCTCCGCTCGACTGTCTGGCTTTAAGAATGCTTAACGGGGAACTCGGTTCCATCCGCCAGGAGGTTTTCGACGGGTTCGAATGGCGGAAACCGGAAGGCACCGGATCCGGCCGCGTCGCACTAAGGAATGCCGAGGCAGATCGGGTCGTCCGAGGCGTGGATAGCGAATTCACGACGGCGCGACAAAACTGTTACGAAACGGGTCTATTGGATTCCGGTATCGGATCGACGGATGCGTTTCCCCGACGTAAGGTGTCAAAAAAACAGAATCGGGAGGCGCGTCAGGGCGAGTTTCATTGGAGCAATGAAGGTCGAACGAATGAATACATACGCAGTTGCCGTCTACTACCGGTTCGACGACACCTACCTGAAGCGCTACGACGGGCTCGTCGGCATGCTCGCTTCCTATGCCGAAGTCTGGATGGAAGCGCCATCGATGTTCCTGCTGCGGACCGACGAGAAGCTCGCGACGGTCGAGAACAAGATCCGCAAGGCCGGTTTCCAGCCCGAAACGGACATCCTGATCGTGATCGACGTGACGGGCCGGGAAGCCCGGTATGCGGGGCACATCGAACACAAAGACAGGCTGGAAAAAATCCTGCCCGCCCAGAAGGCGACGGAGCACCCGGAATACCCGTTCCTACAGAACGGCGGCAAGTGGGCGACCGGCGAGTGGGAAACCCGGATCGACCGGCAAGATGCCGCGGCTGGGGATATGCCGAGGCGACATGGCTTCTCGGTCGCGGTCCATCCTCAGTTCGGCTTCAAGAATTTCGGCCGTCCGTTCGATCCGCGGCAATGAAGGCCTCCATGGCAGTATCGGCGGCGTCTGGCGGCCGGTTGCTGCGAAGGGTGGCGGCGATCGTCGCCTATTCTTCCTGCGAAGGCGGGACCGCCGGGCGTCCTTCGAAATAGCCGAACTGGAGGTAGTGCTCCGTGGCCGTCTTGAAGGCCCCAAGCTCGATCGCCGCCGCGACATCGGGATTATCCGCCAGGTAGGCTTCCTCGTCGATCGTCACTTTGGGTTGGATGGAAAGGACGAATCGCCGGAATTCCTGCGCGCTGACAACGTATTGGACGATCTGGTCGCCATCGCGGATTACCTCGTGGATCGTGGGCGGTGTCATGTTTCTGCCTCCCTTTTTTTCTTTTTCTAGCGCCTGGCGCGGTGGAGAAAATCCCGTTACGGCCACGCCGTGATCTTCGCCAATAGTTTTCTTGCCCGGAAATAAACAATTCCGTGATCGCGGAGGCGCCGTTCCGTCTCACGCGAACGGGGCAAGAATGCCACATTACGAGGGTGTCAAACGTCGAAAGCGCGTGTTTGATCCCGAGTGCGCAGTTCGAATGTTAGACACGGGTGCGGCGTTCAAGGTCAACCGGCGCGGCCTCCTGCACGTATCGGATTGCACTGGCAAGGAGTTAGACGGCTGCCAACAGAGCAACGGCTGGAGCACGGAGCCGGATTTTCCTCCCGTCCGATAGATGCGAGCTACGACTGCTCGACCTCGAGGACGAAAGCGGTGGGCGGGATTTCGTTTCGGACGAGGTTTGCGACACTCGGATCCATGTCGGCGGGATCGAAGATTCCGGTGCCCTGCAGGGCCTTGCGGATGTCGATGTGGCGGCCAAGATAGCGAAGCAGGACCTTTGAGGCGCCGGGCTGGCGTCCCCGCCGGACCGGCCCGCCGGTCTGGATGCCGAGAAGATCGCCGACATCGGCCCGGTAGGAGGGATAGAGGGTCATCTGCGTGATGGAGCTCTTCATCAGGGCGTCGTGCTCGACGATGTAGATCCGGTTGGCGAGCAGGAACGCCGCGCCCAGATACTTGGCCACGCTGTGGACGGACTGGCCTTCGCGGACGCGGGCGCGTTCGACGTTTTTCCAGAAGTAGCGCCCGTCGGCGGCCGTGATGGCCGCGAGTGAGCGCGTGATGCGGCCCGGTCGGCCGAAGGAATAGAAGTAGCGGTAGTAGTAGCCGACATAGTGGTCGAGCGGTCCGCTTGCGGCAAACAGGTCCTCCACGAAACCGTAGGCCTCGTGGCGCGACATGTCGGCGCCCGCCGGACGTCGCAGCGAGACGATCTCGCGGAACTGGCGCGGGTCGAGTAGGATCTCGGCCTCGGTCACCCCCCAGTGGTCGCATATCCGGCGCATGTTGTGACGAGACGGCCGCGACGTGCCGGCGAGATATCGGTTGAACTGCTGCCGGTTGATCGCAAGACGTCGGCAGACATCGGCGATCGAGACATGAAATCCGCACAGGAATTGAAGGTTGTGGGCAAAATCGTCACGCATGCCCCATTCGCTACCTGAAGCGTTGAAAGTGTCAACCCGCGAATGAATGCGAAATTGCGTGACTCGCGCGACCGGGACTTAATGCAGCGGTCGATCGAGGGATGTTGCATGCGCGTCAGGACGGACTTTCCATTCGCGGTTCGCGAGATCGAGCATCTGGACATTCCGATGCCCGACGGATGCCGGCTCGCCGCTCGCATCTGGATGCCCGAAGGCGCGGAAGGCGCGCCCGTCCCCGCGATCCTCGAGTATCTACCTTATCGGAAGAACGACCTGACGCTGCGGCGCGATGCGATGACCGGCCCCTATATGGCGGGCCACGGCTATGCCTACGTCCGCCTCGACCTGCGCGGCAGCGGCGACTCCGACGGTGTGATGGCGGACGAGTACCTGGCGCAGGAACTCGAAGACGGTGTGGAGGCCATTGGCTGGATCGCCGCGCAGCCGTGGTGCGACGGAAATGTCGGCATCGTGGGGATTTCGTGGGGCGGCTTCAACGGCTTGCAGATCGCCTATCTCCAGCCGCCCGCGCTCAAGGCCGTGCTGACGCTCTGTTCGACCGACGACCGCTACGCCGACGACGTCCATTACATGGGCGGGGCCCTCCTGGTGGACAATCTAGCCTGGGCTTCGCAGATGTTCTGGCGCAACACCCTGCCGCCGGACCCGCGGAACCGACCCGACGACTGGCGCGACCTGTGGCGGCAGCGGCTGGAGAAGAACGGCCTGTGGGTGGAGAACTGGCTCGAGCACCAGACCCGCGACGCCTTCTGGAAGCATGGATCGATCTGCGAAGACTTTTCCCGCGTCACCATCCCCGTCTACGCGGTCGGCGGCTGGGCCGACGGTTATTGCCGGGCGGTATTCCGCCTCATGCAAGGCCTCTCGGGCCCGCGCAAGGGGCTGGTCGGGCCCTGGGCGCACGCCTATCCGCACATCGCCCGTCCGGGTCCGGCGATCGGATTCCTGCAGGAATCGCTGCGCTGGTGGGACCACTGGCTGAAAGGCCACGACACCGGCATCATGGACGAACCGATGCTGCGGCTCTTCATGCAGGATCCTGCCCTGCCGCAGACGAGCTACGAGGGCCGCGAAGGACGCTGGGTCGCCGAACCGTCGTGGCCGTCACCGAACGTCGAGCCGACACGCTACGCAGTGTCCCCCGACATGCGCCTTAGCCCGGACGGCCAGGGAGAGGACGCGATGTTTGAGGTGCGCTCCCCCTTCACGGTCGGTATGGCCGCCGGCAAATGGTGTTCCTACGCGGTCCCGGGCGACCAGCCGGGCGACCAGCGGACCGAGGATTGCGGGAGCCTCGTTTTCGAGACCGAGCCTCTGGCGGAGGCGATCGAGATCGCGGGCGATCCGGTCGTGGAACTGCGTGTCGCCGCCGACTGTAGCGTGGCGCAGGTGGCGGTCCGCCTGGTCGACGTCCATCCCGGTGGAGCTGCGACGCGCGTCAGCTACGGCGTGCTGAACCTCACCCATCGCAACGGCCACGAGGAGCCGGAACCGCTCTCGCCGGGCGAATTCCAGGACGTGCGCGTGCAGATGAAACACGTGGCGCAGCGTTTCCCGGCCGGACACCGGATAAGGCTCTCGATCTCGAGCAGCTACTTCCCGATCATCTGGCCGTCTCCCGAGGCCGTGACGCTGACGGTGCAGACCGGCGGCACCGCGCTCATCCTTCCCGTCCGGCCCGAGCGCCCAGAGGATGCCTCGCTGCGTCCCTTCGAGGACCCGGAAGCGGCCGCGCCGCTGGAGATCGAGGAGATTTCGCCCGCCGACGTCAGGGCACAGGTGACGCACGACCTGATCAGCGGTCGCGCCGTTATGGAGACGACGGAGACGTCGGGCATGTTCCGCATCGTCGACAACGACCTCACGATCTCGAAGACGGGACGGGAGCGGTACGGCATCGACGGGAGCGGGCCGGGCAGCGTTTCCGGCGACGTCGACTGGACGGTCGAGCTCTCGCGCGGCGACTGGCACTTTCGTTCGATCACCGAGACGAACCTCACCTCCGACGAAAACGCCTTCCGGATCCGCGCCAGGTTGCGGGCCTGGGAGGGAGACGAACTCATGCACGAGCAGGAATGGGACCGCACGATCCCCAGGCGACTGGTGTGACGTAGCACGACATAGGGATTGCAGGCGGCGGCCGAGGCAGGACGCCCGTGACGCTTCTCTCAGACAATCGAGCAACCAGGGGAACGAAGGAAATGAAAACGACACATCCGACACGGCGAAGCTTCCTGGCGGGAACGGCCGCCCTCGGCGTGGCAGGCACAGCGGGATTTCCGCGCTGGGCATTCGCACAGGAACGCGTGCTGCGGCTGCGCTACGATGGAGACGCGACGATTCTCGATCCCGGATACATGATCGGGGGCACCGACGTAGAGACGCAGAAGCAGTGTCTGCCGTTCCTGACCGAGTACGTCGTAAAGGACGGCACCGTCTCATGGCAGCCGACCTACTACGTCAAGAAGTTCGAACAGCGCGATCCGACGCATCTCGACTTCGAACTCGAGGACTTCCTCGAGTGGAGCGGCGGCCACGGGCCGGTGACCGCAGCGGACGTGAAATACTCGCTCGAGCGCATGAAGACCACCGACTGGTCGGGCTACTACGACGCGATGGACCACGTCGAGGTGACGGGCGAACGCACCGGCACCATCGTTCTGTCTCAGCCGTTCGCGCCCTTCAT
This region includes:
- a CDS encoding cysteine desulfurase encodes the protein MDQMTPPYDVEAIRRDFPILSREVYGKPLVYLDNGASAQKPQSVIDAITNAYSSEYANVHRGLHFLSNAATDAYEKSRETVRRFLNAASVDEIVFTKNATEAINTIAYGWGMPNIGEGDEIVLSIMEHHSNIVPWHFIRERQGAKLVWAPVDDEGVFHIEEFEKCLTERTKLVAITHMSNALGTVTPIREICRIAHERGIKVLVDGSQGAVHLPVDVQDLGCDFYVFTGHKVYGPSGIGILYGRMEMLEATRPFQGGGEMIEDVSMDNVTYNHPPHRFEAGTPPIVQAIGLGAALEYMEAVGRENIAAHEATLRDYAHERLRGINSLRIFGNAPDKGAITSFELEGIHAHDVSMVIDRSGVAVRAGTHCAQPLLKRFGVTSTCRASFGMYNTKAEIDVLAEALEKARTFFG
- the radC gene encoding RadC family protein, which translates into the protein MRGGGMSGEDEDERGFFAERPARTPSRTEAQSIPHYAGHRQRLRERFLKGGADSLADYELLELLLFRSIPRADTKPVAKALIARFGSFAEVLGAPIHLLTETKGVGSSVAFEIKLAATAAERMLKSSIRGRQVLSSWGSVLDYCRTAMAFEPREQFRILFLDKKNALIADEVQQTGTVDHTPVYPREVVRRALELSATAIILVHNHPSGDPTPSRADIEMTKTIIDSAKPLGISVHDHIIIGKSGHASLKGLQLI
- a CDS encoding helix-turn-helix domain-containing protein; amino-acid sequence: MRDDFAHNLQFLCGFHVSIADVCRRLAINRQQFNRYLAGTSRPSRHNMRRICDHWGVTEAEILLDPRQFREIVSLRRPAGADMSRHEAYGFVEDLFAASGPLDHYVGYYYRYFYSFGRPGRITRSLAAITAADGRYFWKNVERARVREGQSVHSVAKYLGAAFLLANRIYIVEHDALMKSSITQMTLYPSYRADVGDLLGIQTGGPVRRGRQPGASKVLLRYLGRHIDIRKALQGTGIFDPADMDPSVANLVRNEIPPTAFVLEVEQS
- a CDS encoding SAM-dependent methyltransferase, which gives rise to MPHATISDQAFLAPVKADPYRNTNSLEFGFRAKRFRQVQRLIESILSERGTADILDLGGTETYWKIGEDFIKANRHRLRFTIVNTEDQQVEQQDVFAFHKDSATNPTLLDGKRFDLVHSNSVVEHVGSWMDMEDFAANTRRLAPRYYMQTPNFWFPYEPHFRTPGFQYLPVAVRERLIMRYSLGFFRRIGTIEEARDIIYHHHLLSTREIRKLFPDAKVSHEKVAGLNKSIIAIRDIPAGR
- the sufD gene encoding Fe-S cluster assembly protein SufD, which gives rise to MNIHSQPQRTPAETALIEAFEERSSDLPGNETVISRRDDAIERLKAGLPTRRVEAWHYTDLRRLLAKVPAYDPSLLAKPLPALLEGSTVLPILNGIAAEAPKLDGVTVVRLEEKLVDGSFAPALTTGDPADVIGPLNTAFVADGWHLDIADGAELGAPIELQNVHAGGQAHVRLPVKVGAGAKATIVERQTGSGDALVSSVSHLVVGEGAEIVWIILQEQPEGATHLGQFNAWIGKSAKLTLFVMNSGGKLVRQEIRVDAKEEDAEFRLRGVNLLSGDSHTDVTMVLDHSAPSTTSTEVIRNVVTGRARGVFQGQIRVDREAQKTDAKMSCNTLLLSDDGEFSAKPELEIFADDVACGHGATVTEIDRDHLFYLMARGVPEKEARGLLVKAFVAEIIEELDDEATVAALEARLDGWFAAHG
- a CDS encoding SUF system Fe-S cluster assembly protein, whose translation is MSDDTVHNDETANAPADSIEASSVIPPDELARLTDDIVSALKTVYDPEIPSDIYELGLIYKIDIEDDRSVKIDMTLTAPGCPVAGEMPGWVENAVGAVEGVSGVDVSMVFDPPWTPDRMSEEAQVAVGWY
- the sufC gene encoding Fe-S cluster assembly ATPase SufC, which translates into the protein MLEIRNLHARIAETGTEIIRGLNLTVKGGEVAAIMGPNGSGKSTLSYILAGREDYEVTEGDILYNGESILEMDPAERAAKGVFLAFQYPLEIPGVATMEFLKVALNAQRRARGEPELKIPDLMKKVREAAGRLDMDMAMLKRPLNVGFSGGEKKRAEILQMTLLEPKLCVLDETDSGLDIDALKVVADGVNALRSPDRAMIVITHYQRLLEYIVPDSVHVLSKGRVIKSGDKDLALQLEQNGYAGIVGEAA
- a CDS encoding DoxX family protein; amino-acid sequence: MLLAVARVAFGIFFLGSAILKMAAMDYMTGMLADAEFRTPLPFVLVAMIAQIAGGGALIVGRMVVPAAFGLIAYVAVVNYYLHPFWVLGGEEAAMQFQLFTKNLGIMAGLLAIAGTSGGKHDGISNA
- a CDS encoding DUF982 domain-containing protein; protein product: MHSRTQFPKPIWLSKGLHGPVVEVDTAERAAELLETWPNGRGKWYIAASRACRAASSGKASPVMAREMFVQAALEAQLPMAQ
- the map gene encoding type I methionyl aminopeptidase, with the protein product MVTYQEAATAPLKNTGQIRLYDEDAFAGMRKACQLTARALDELAAMVQPGTTTEEIDRFVFQFGMDHGAIPATLNYRGYTKSSCTSINHVVCHGIPDAKPLREGDIVNIDVTYILDGWHGDSSRMYPVGRIKRAAERLLEVTHESMMRGIAAVEPGERTGAIGAAIQSYAEAERCSVVRDFCGHGVGLLFHDAPNILHYGSRNEGVEMRPGMIFTIEPMINLGRPHVKVLSDGWTAVTRDRSLSAQYEHTVGVTDTGCEIFTLSPGGLDRPGLPN